A genomic window from Fibrobacterota bacterium includes:
- a CDS encoding sensor domain-containing diguanylate cyclase produces MSMREPSSTGLAQMVQIETQDLSALGNRAAIAMCGTDSSYRAFQAASQIIFDGLRDDVEQVRIYLLDPVERILREEAVVDHFGSQEGADLIPLYQFPEQITKKLAALQHNMGDQWEIQIPLPGEQQIAGVLVLVSFQKFPPHLEEKILRLGRSLALGALYVRRSREAERSAMLLKAVTNTSAKLQGLEGRTSLLENFVTTAVESFGFDRATIFVLDDDGRTVKTALCARAGVGVIPVTAPPELQLNSDQPAPHPHLPGLWIPIRMGSRRLGALFVDNIYSLEPPSRDVLQPLVDLASQAALALENARLIERLRETALRDDLTGLYRSGYFLERVREELANSRRRKDSTGLVMIDLDQFKAINDTYGHPIGDEVLIRVADRIRQSLRVGDTACRKGGDEFIILVPNLTGEQAGRMAQRLIDEIRASPVALPDGRLVEISVSAGVALFPSHAGNWQDLWARADEALYQAKNGGRGRWVLWTSQGKMPLA; encoded by the coding sequence ATGAGCATGCGCGAGCCCTCCAGCACGGGTCTGGCCCAGATGGTCCAGATCGAGACCCAGGACCTTTCCGCCCTGGGCAATCGCGCCGCCATCGCCATGTGCGGAACCGACTCGTCCTATCGCGCCTTCCAAGCCGCTTCCCAGATCATTTTCGACGGCCTGCGCGACGATGTCGAACAGGTCCGGATCTATCTGCTGGACCCGGTGGAGCGCATCCTGCGGGAAGAGGCCGTGGTGGACCACTTCGGAAGCCAAGAAGGCGCCGACCTGATCCCGCTGTATCAATTTCCGGAGCAGATCACCAAGAAGCTCGCCGCCCTGCAGCACAACATGGGCGACCAGTGGGAGATCCAAATTCCGCTCCCTGGCGAACAGCAAATCGCCGGCGTGTTGGTGCTGGTCAGTTTCCAGAAATTCCCGCCCCACCTGGAAGAAAAGATCCTTCGGCTCGGACGTAGCCTGGCCCTGGGCGCCCTCTACGTGCGCCGTTCCCGCGAGGCGGAGCGTTCGGCGATGCTGTTGAAAGCGGTCACCAACACCAGCGCCAAACTCCAGGGATTGGAAGGCCGAACCAGCCTGTTGGAAAACTTCGTGACCACGGCGGTGGAATCGTTCGGGTTCGACCGAGCCACCATCTTCGTGTTGGACGACGACGGACGCACGGTGAAAACCGCCCTCTGCGCCCGCGCGGGAGTCGGCGTGATCCCGGTCACCGCACCTCCCGAGCTCCAACTCAATTCCGACCAACCGGCCCCGCACCCTCATCTGCCAGGCCTGTGGATTCCCATCCGCATGGGTTCGCGTCGGCTGGGCGCCCTGTTCGTGGACAACATCTACTCGCTGGAGCCTCCCTCCCGCGACGTCCTGCAGCCTCTGGTGGACCTGGCCAGCCAAGCCGCCCTCGCTTTGGAAAACGCGCGTCTGATCGAGCGCCTGCGGGAAACCGCCTTGCGAGACGACCTGACAGGGCTCTATCGGTCCGGATACTTCCTGGAGCGTGTGCGGGAGGAGCTCGCCAACTCCCGTCGCCGCAAGGACAGCACGGGCCTGGTGATGATCGATCTCGACCAGTTCAAGGCGATCAACGACACCTATGGACACCCCATCGGCGACGAGGTCCTGATCCGCGTCGCCGACCGGATCCGCCAGAGCCTGCGCGTAGGCGACACGGCCTGCCGCAAGGGTGGCGACGAGTTCATCATCCTGGTCCCCAATCTCACGGGCGAGCAGGCAGGTCGCATGGCCCAGCGCCTCATCGACGAGATCCGCGCCTCCCCCGTGGCCCTGCCCGACGGTCGGCTGGTGGAGATCAGCGTATCCGCCGGCGTGGCGCTCTTTCCATCCCATGCCGGAAATTGGCAAGACCTCTGGGCACGTGCCGACGAAGCCCTCTACCAGGCCAAGAATGGTGGACGAGGCCGCTGGGTGCTGTGGACTTCGCAAGGGAAGATGCCGCTGGCCTAA
- a CDS encoding extracellular solute-binding protein, translating to MTKDSLKVWIMPTQVGSRTGKLFSRAVASFRKSHPAVSLELRVLPWSNAWAELMRAFKRGDPPDVVQVGSSWMGTLAHLGHLSQVPDGMETRQVVAPWIDECVTVGNRRLGVPWVVECSGLIARADILDGQVSESDIDQWDGFLSFCRKLGENANKQEIDPRRPLPLGITCRPEPVTLHNLAPWLMTGGWNLGALLASNSPRLLSHPSSRAGLECLGELLRVNRTDEDSGAIQPYRLSMDFYQEGRFAFLIGNPWMIVRNLVDPTASVESRWPVTFLPIPAGPAGPATRGGGSVLAVPSRSKKSELAWKLVRHMCSTSFMDIWCQNSGDLPAHVAGFWNRHGENPELARMRKALEAATNYPAHPMWTTIERVLATGLSDILWSLLAGESLDEHGMGLAATVDEEIQSILRIGWDRPT from the coding sequence ATGACAAAAGATTCGCTCAAGGTCTGGATCATGCCCACGCAAGTAGGATCCAGGACCGGTAAGCTGTTCTCGCGGGCAGTGGCCTCGTTCCGGAAATCGCATCCTGCGGTTTCGCTGGAATTGCGCGTCCTCCCCTGGAGCAACGCTTGGGCGGAACTGATGCGCGCCTTCAAGCGCGGCGATCCGCCGGATGTCGTGCAGGTGGGGTCCAGCTGGATGGGCACCCTGGCGCACCTGGGGCACCTGTCGCAGGTACCGGACGGCATGGAGACCCGCCAGGTGGTGGCTCCGTGGATCGACGAATGCGTGACCGTGGGCAATCGCCGCCTGGGGGTCCCTTGGGTAGTGGAATGCTCCGGCCTGATCGCGCGGGCGGACATCCTGGATGGGCAGGTCAGTGAGTCGGACATCGACCAGTGGGATGGTTTCTTGTCGTTTTGCCGGAAATTGGGCGAAAACGCCAACAAACAGGAAATCGATCCTCGCCGTCCCTTGCCTTTGGGGATCACGTGTCGGCCGGAACCCGTCACCCTCCACAATCTGGCTCCTTGGCTCATGACGGGAGGCTGGAATCTCGGTGCATTGCTGGCCAGCAACTCCCCCCGATTGCTCTCGCACCCCAGCTCCCGCGCTGGATTGGAGTGCTTGGGTGAATTGTTGCGCGTCAACCGAACCGACGAGGATTCCGGAGCGATCCAACCCTACCGGCTTTCGATGGATTTCTATCAGGAAGGTCGATTCGCCTTTTTGATCGGGAATCCGTGGATGATCGTGCGAAACCTCGTGGATCCAACGGCCTCCGTGGAATCCCGCTGGCCCGTCACGTTCCTGCCCATTCCCGCCGGCCCCGCCGGACCCGCCACCCGTGGCGGTGGATCGGTGCTGGCCGTGCCCTCCCGCTCGAAAAAATCGGAACTGGCCTGGAAACTGGTCCGTCACATGTGCAGCACATCCTTCATGGACATCTGGTGCCAAAATTCGGGCGACCTCCCCGCCCACGTGGCCGGGTTTTGGAACCGCCATGGCGAAAATCCAGAACTCGCCCGCATGCGAAAGGCCCTGGAAGCCGCGACCAACTACCCCGCTCACCCGATGTGGACCACCATCGAGCGCGTGCTGGCCACAGGTCTGTCGGACATCCTTTGGAGCTTGCTGGCCGGGGAAAGCCTGGACGAGCACGGGATGGGCCTGGCCGCCACGGTCGATGAAGAAATCCAATCGATCCTGCGCATCGGCTGGGATCGGCCCACATGA
- the secA gene encoding preprotein translocase subunit SecA, which translates to MLIDAIFTKLFGTPHERYNNKLTPQVEAILGFEAALSGLHDRDLSQKTAEFRQRLATGKEKLDDLLPEAFAVMREAADRRLGILNLLDPKHGFDLDLLSSDDRTAVLEAREKLEAGEDVVGIHFAASLYAKVRELYPESLPPFRMRIFDVQMRGGMILHAGKIAEMKTGEGKTLVATTAVYLNALESKGVHVVTVNDYLAKRDSEWMGRVYRFLGLTVGLIVHEKSEPERRVSYGSDITYGTNNEFGFDYLRDNMAREPDECVQRNLNFAIVDEVDSILIDEARTPLIISGPAEESTDKYATADQIIPKLKKDVHFTVEEKHKNALLTDRGVQACEKILGLENLYSDQNTDWVHHIQQALRAHAIYKRDVDYVVKDGEVVIVDEFTGRTMEGRRWSDGLHQAVEAKERVKIARENQTLATITFQNYFRMYKKLGGMTGTADTEAQEFHEIYKLGVVAVPTNRPMIRKDRNDWVFRTDDEKYNAIHEDVKERNALGQPVLVGTVSIEKSEKLSAILSRHGVGHDVLNAKQHQREAGIVADAGCLGRVTIATNMAGRGTDIMLQDTTWKELLAHWTERKLVPKSLSKEDSAQDQEILAHWAERTLDEKARAKFAGTPQEKLEYLNKVRAEQENPPYPAPWELRGMEKISVRLLGGLHIVGTERHESRRVDNQLRGRSGRQGDPGSSRFFLSLDDDLMRIFGGDNIRAMMDRLGAKEGEVITHALLDRSIASAQKRVEAQNFEIRKHLLEYDDVMNSQRTVVYKLRRRILDGEDVRDEIEQRIEDAVDIKLSEMLLEKIPADDPIWAQHELELERHFTVKFALAEKMTMGASKESLVEEVIALAIEAYKAKEEEIGELMRAVERDLLLNRIDHLWKAHLYEMDHLKEAIRFRGYGQRDPLSEYKREAFRLFQQTMDRLAVEIAGNILHVQLGRRPESPASKPRPQMQAIGPGMEDTPAPPPPPMAPLLPGTRPMMAPPPGSQPRMPPQMAANIGRNDPCPCGSGKKFKKCHGEGL; encoded by the coding sequence ATGCTGATCGACGCGATCTTCACAAAACTCTTTGGGACCCCCCACGAGAGGTACAACAACAAGTTGACCCCCCAGGTGGAGGCGATCCTCGGTTTTGAAGCTGCCCTTTCCGGATTGCACGATCGGGACCTCTCGCAAAAGACCGCCGAGTTCCGTCAACGATTGGCCACGGGGAAGGAAAAACTCGACGATCTTCTGCCGGAAGCCTTCGCGGTCATGCGCGAGGCGGCAGACCGCCGACTGGGAATCCTGAATCTGTTGGATCCCAAACACGGGTTCGACTTGGATCTGCTTTCTTCCGATGATCGCACGGCGGTTCTCGAGGCTCGCGAAAAGCTGGAAGCCGGCGAAGATGTGGTCGGGATCCACTTCGCCGCCAGCTTGTACGCCAAGGTGCGCGAGCTGTACCCGGAGTCGTTGCCTCCTTTCCGCATGCGCATCTTCGATGTGCAGATGCGCGGCGGCATGATCCTCCACGCCGGCAAGATCGCCGAAATGAAGACCGGCGAAGGCAAGACCTTGGTGGCGACCACCGCCGTGTACCTCAACGCCTTGGAATCCAAGGGTGTGCACGTGGTCACGGTCAACGACTACCTGGCCAAGCGCGACTCCGAATGGATGGGACGCGTCTACCGATTCCTGGGATTGACCGTGGGCCTGATCGTCCACGAAAAATCCGAGCCCGAGCGCCGTGTGAGCTACGGCTCCGACATCACCTACGGCACCAACAACGAGTTCGGATTCGACTACCTGCGCGACAACATGGCGCGCGAACCGGACGAATGCGTGCAGCGCAACTTGAACTTCGCGATCGTCGACGAAGTCGACTCCATCCTGATCGACGAAGCGCGTACGCCGTTGATCATTTCCGGACCAGCGGAAGAGTCGACCGACAAATACGCGACGGCCGACCAGATCATCCCCAAGCTGAAGAAGGATGTCCACTTCACGGTGGAAGAAAAGCACAAGAACGCGCTCCTGACGGATCGTGGCGTGCAAGCCTGCGAAAAGATCCTCGGGCTGGAGAACCTCTACTCCGATCAGAATACCGACTGGGTCCACCACATCCAACAGGCGCTGCGGGCCCATGCCATCTACAAGCGCGACGTGGACTATGTGGTCAAGGACGGCGAAGTCGTCATCGTGGACGAATTCACGGGCCGTACCATGGAAGGACGTCGTTGGTCGGATGGTCTGCACCAGGCCGTGGAAGCCAAGGAGCGCGTGAAGATCGCCCGCGAGAACCAGACGCTGGCGACCATCACGTTCCAGAACTACTTCCGCATGTACAAGAAGCTCGGTGGCATGACCGGTACGGCCGACACCGAAGCCCAGGAATTCCACGAGATCTACAAGCTGGGCGTGGTCGCGGTTCCCACCAACCGCCCGATGATCCGCAAGGATCGCAACGACTGGGTCTTCCGCACCGACGACGAGAAGTACAACGCCATCCACGAGGACGTGAAGGAGCGCAACGCTCTGGGCCAGCCCGTGCTGGTGGGTACGGTCTCCATCGAAAAATCGGAGAAGCTCTCCGCCATCCTGTCGCGCCACGGCGTGGGCCACGATGTGCTCAACGCCAAGCAGCACCAGCGCGAAGCGGGCATCGTCGCGGATGCCGGTTGCCTGGGGCGCGTGACGATCGCCACCAACATGGCCGGTCGCGGTACGGACATTATGCTGCAGGACACCACTTGGAAAGAACTGCTGGCTCACTGGACCGAACGCAAACTGGTTCCCAAGTCCTTGAGCAAGGAAGACTCCGCCCAGGACCAGGAAATCCTCGCCCACTGGGCCGAACGCACCTTGGATGAAAAGGCCCGGGCCAAGTTCGCTGGGACTCCTCAGGAAAAGCTCGAATACCTGAACAAGGTGCGCGCCGAACAGGAAAATCCTCCGTACCCGGCTCCCTGGGAATTGCGCGGGATGGAAAAAATCTCCGTGCGGCTTCTTGGCGGCCTGCACATCGTGGGCACCGAACGCCACGAAAGCCGCCGTGTGGACAACCAGTTGCGTGGACGTTCCGGTCGCCAAGGCGATCCGGGCTCCAGCCGATTCTTCCTGTCTCTGGACGACGATCTCATGCGGATCTTCGGCGGAGACAACATCCGTGCGATGATGGATCGCTTGGGCGCAAAGGAAGGCGAGGTCATCACCCACGCGTTGCTGGACCGATCCATCGCCAGTGCGCAAAAGCGGGTGGAAGCGCAGAACTTCGAGATCCGCAAGCATTTGCTGGAATACGACGACGTCATGAATTCGCAGCGTACCGTGGTGTACAAGCTGCGTCGGCGCATTCTGGATGGCGAGGACGTGCGCGACGAGATCGAGCAGCGCATCGAAGACGCGGTGGACATCAAGCTCTCCGAAATGCTCCTGGAGAAGATCCCGGCGGACGATCCCATCTGGGCGCAACACGAACTGGAGCTGGAGCGGCACTTCACCGTGAAGTTCGCTCTGGCCGAGAAGATGACCATGGGGGCCTCGAAGGAGTCTCTCGTGGAAGAAGTCATCGCCTTGGCCATCGAAGCGTACAAGGCCAAGGAAGAGGAAATCGGCGAGCTCATGCGCGCCGTGGAGCGCGACCTTCTGCTCAACCGCATCGATCACCTCTGGAAGGCCCACCTCTACGAGATGGACCACCTCAAGGAAGCGATCCGGTTCCGTGGCTACGGCCAGCGCGATCCACTTTCCGAGTACAAGCGGGAAGCCTTCCGCCTGTTCCAGCAGACCATGGACCGCCTGGCGGTGGAAATCGCGGGCAACATCCTCCATGTCCAGCTGGGACGCCGCCCCGAATCTCCTGCCTCCAAGCCGCGCCCGCAGATGCAGGCGATCGGTCCCGGAATGGAGGACACCCCTGCTCCTCCTCCGCCGCCGATGGCACCGCTTTTGCCGGGTACGCGCCCCATGATGGCGCCGCCTCCGGGATCGCAGCCGCGGATGCCTCCGCAGATGGCGGCCAATATCGGGCGAAACGACCCGTGTCCTTGCGGATCGGGCAAAAAATTCAAAAAATGCCACGGGGAAGGCCTGTAA
- the tmk gene encoding dTMP kinase encodes MNGTLFSFEGIDGSGKTTQVGLLADALRERGLVVNCLREPGGTALGEKVRSLLLEPSDEPPVPLAELLLFSAARAQIVQTRVLPALARGEVVILDRFFDATFAYQGFGRNLSLDAIVALEGIAAGIAPRRTWFLDVPLEVAATRRGGRGGGADRMEAEAEAFRQRVRDGYLQRAKDAPERVRVVDASVPVAQIQTEILTDALQILGKAGSAS; translated from the coding sequence ATGAACGGCACTCTCTTTAGTTTCGAAGGCATCGATGGATCCGGCAAGACCACCCAGGTGGGGTTGTTGGCCGATGCTTTGAGGGAACGTGGGCTGGTCGTAAATTGTCTGCGCGAACCGGGCGGGACCGCGCTGGGCGAGAAGGTGCGGAGCCTCCTGTTGGAGCCCTCCGACGAACCTCCCGTGCCCCTGGCTGAACTCCTGCTTTTTTCCGCGGCTCGCGCCCAGATCGTCCAAACCCGGGTTTTGCCCGCTTTGGCACGAGGCGAAGTGGTGATCTTGGATCGCTTCTTTGACGCGACCTTCGCCTACCAGGGGTTTGGTCGGAATTTGTCGCTGGATGCCATCGTCGCCCTGGAAGGGATCGCCGCCGGCATCGCTCCACGACGCACCTGGTTCTTGGACGTTCCCCTGGAAGTCGCCGCGACGCGTCGCGGTGGCAGAGGTGGCGGCGCCGATCGCATGGAAGCCGAAGCCGAGGCGTTTCGCCAGCGTGTGCGCGATGGATACCTCCAGCGCGCCAAGGACGCACCCGAGCGGGTGCGAGTGGTGGATGCCTCCGTCCCGGTGGCGCAAATCCAGACTGAAATCTTGACTGATGCGCTTCAGATCTTGGGCAAGGCGGGGTCGGCGAGCTAG
- a CDS encoding MATE family efflux transporter — protein sequence MAAKASQDNVVDRSLFSLAWPVSVTFAVGIAQPAMDMFFLAQVSEEAASGVGLLIPVFAALMVLINTMGQAGSVVAGQFLGARRPRLAHSTYAFLQSTMVGLGVAIGVVMIVLGGPIASVMGLSGEAAEHATMFLAVLGCGMGARALWASMINILASQGRTGWNLAASAVVLAINAVLNGLFLSDLLPWGGLGTFGVGLATILSWMFVSLGLLFLLSRKLGYHPTWIDVELGRRHALGMLMRIGLPAMLEPIIYQLFQVALASQVGRMGVVDQKARVFAMTLANIAVVFSYGPGFAAQIVTAHLVGAGREEEVYRRLKRATAYACSGALVCACTVAALSSWMLRGYTVNPLVIALGVKLLWIDAVLQPAKAANIALTFSLRSAGDSFFPAIVGSGLMWTLGLGLSLYFAWGLGWGVAGIWIGMACDEWVRSIVNAWRWKSGAWKGRGISRLL from the coding sequence ATGGCCGCAAAAGCTTCCCAAGACAACGTCGTCGATCGCTCGCTGTTCTCGCTGGCTTGGCCTGTGTCGGTCACCTTCGCGGTCGGGATCGCGCAGCCAGCCATGGACATGTTTTTTCTTGCGCAGGTCTCGGAAGAAGCCGCCAGCGGTGTTGGTCTGCTGATCCCGGTCTTTGCTGCGCTGATGGTCCTGATCAACACCATGGGCCAGGCCGGCTCCGTGGTGGCTGGACAATTTCTGGGCGCGCGCCGTCCCCGGTTGGCCCACTCCACCTATGCGTTCTTGCAGTCGACGATGGTAGGACTGGGCGTGGCGATCGGGGTGGTCATGATTGTGCTGGGAGGGCCCATCGCATCGGTCATGGGGCTTTCCGGCGAAGCGGCCGAACACGCCACCATGTTCCTGGCTGTGCTCGGTTGCGGCATGGGCGCCCGAGCGCTCTGGGCCTCCATGATCAACATCCTCGCCTCGCAAGGGCGAACCGGGTGGAATCTCGCCGCATCCGCCGTGGTACTGGCCATCAACGCAGTCTTGAATGGACTGTTTTTGTCAGACCTCCTGCCGTGGGGCGGGCTCGGAACCTTCGGGGTGGGTCTGGCCACGATCCTCTCGTGGATGTTCGTTTCGCTGGGTTTGTTGTTCTTGCTTTCGCGCAAGCTTGGTTACCATCCCACGTGGATCGATGTCGAGTTGGGTCGGCGACATGCCCTGGGCATGTTGATGCGCATCGGACTGCCTGCCATGTTGGAGCCGATCATCTACCAGTTGTTCCAGGTGGCTCTAGCATCTCAGGTAGGGCGCATGGGGGTTGTTGACCAGAAAGCGCGGGTGTTTGCCATGACCTTGGCCAACATCGCAGTGGTCTTTTCCTACGGGCCCGGGTTCGCCGCACAGATCGTGACTGCGCATTTGGTCGGGGCTGGTCGCGAGGAAGAAGTCTACCGTCGGCTCAAACGAGCCACCGCTTACGCTTGTTCGGGGGCGTTGGTGTGCGCTTGCACGGTAGCCGCCCTGTCGTCGTGGATGTTGCGCGGGTACACGGTCAACCCGTTGGTCATCGCACTGGGAGTCAAGCTGTTGTGGATCGATGCGGTGCTGCAACCCGCCAAGGCCGCGAACATCGCCCTCACCTTCAGTCTGCGTTCCGCCGGAGATTCATTTTTCCCGGCGATCGTGGGTTCCGGATTGATGTGGACGCTGGGCCTGGGATTGTCCTTGTACTTCGCCTGGGGTCTGGGCTGGGGCGTGGCGGGCATCTGGATCGGCATGGCCTGCGACGAGTGGGTGAGGTCGATCGTGAATGCCTGGCGCTGGAAGAGCGGAGCCTGGAAGGGGAGAGGGATTTCCCGGCTCCTGTAG
- a CDS encoding cache domain-containing protein has product MRVAKFVVLLAALAGSAFCAGTKEEAKALVKAAIVDFKAQGEAIFPKITAKDAKYVKDDLYVTVYDMNGKCVAHGANVKQVGKDLIGLKDPDGVAFVKERVEMAKTKGSGWQDYKFSNPVDKKIEQKTAYLEKSGEFIFSCGAYSK; this is encoded by the coding sequence ATGCGTGTTGCCAAGTTCGTTGTTCTGCTCGCCGCTCTCGCCGGGTCCGCGTTCTGTGCGGGCACCAAGGAAGAAGCCAAGGCGTTGGTCAAGGCGGCCATCGTCGATTTCAAGGCACAGGGCGAAGCGATCTTCCCGAAGATCACCGCCAAGGACGCCAAGTACGTGAAGGACGACCTTTACGTGACCGTCTACGATATGAATGGCAAATGCGTCGCCCACGGCGCCAACGTCAAGCAAGTGGGCAAGGACCTGATCGGACTCAAGGATCCCGATGGCGTCGCCTTCGTGAAGGAGCGCGTGGAAATGGCCAAGACCAAGGGTTCGGGCTGGCAGGACTACAAGTTCTCCAATCCGGTGGACAAGAAGATTGAGCAGAAGACCGCCTACCTGGAAAAGTCGGGTGAGTTCATCTTCTCTTGCGGCGCCTATTCCAAATAG